The window AGAAAATGTTTGAAAGCCGATTGTTCTTTGTGGACAAGCTTATTGATATGGGGGCTAAAATCATCCTTTGTGACCCACACAGGGCCACGGTTATTGGGCATGATTTTAAATCCACCCTAAAGGCCACCACCATGGTGTCGCCAGATATTCGGGCGGGTGTTTCCCTTTTGATTGCAGCACTGTCGGCCAAAGGAACATCCACCATTCATAATATTGAGCAAATTGACCGTGGCTACGAAAACATCGATGAGCGTTTGCGTGCCATTGGAGCCAATATCGTAAGGGTATAATTAAACTTATTCTTTCGGGATCAAGATGGTTACACGGGTACCTGAGCGGTTCTTGTCGGAAAGGTTCTCTATTTTAACCAATTGTTGGGCAGAGTGCTGTTTAAGTGCTTGTATCCTTCGTTCCGTAATGGACATGCCACGGGATATCCGGTTGGATTTTCGTGCTTCCGTTTGTGTCAGTCCCACGCCATTGTCTTCAATCACACATTCGATATTATCTCCTTTATCGGTAAAAGAAACTTTAAGCTCCTTGTTTCCCTCCTTTGGCATCAATCCGTGTATGATGGCATTTTCGATATAAGGCTGTACCAAAAGCATGGGAACTTCATGGGCATCGATATCCAAATTCTCATCGATTTCAAATTGATAGGAAAAGGAATGGTCAAAACGCAAAGCTTCCAGTTCCACATAAATTTTGAGCAGCTCTATTTCTTCACTTAGCACCAAACTTATGTTCACCGAACTTTCCAAGACCTGACGAAGCAGTTTTGAAAACTTGGAGAGATAGGTGAGGGCCCCTTTTTTATCGTTGGTGCTGATGAGGTGTTGTATGGAACCGAGGGAGTTAAAAATAAAATGGGGATTCATCTGGGCCCGTAACATCCGCTTTTCTAACTGCCTGTTCATTTGGCCTATGGTATCTCGTTGCTCAGATATCAACCTGTTCTTTTCGGAAAGAATGGCATTAGATCTTTTCTTTGCCAAATATCGGAAATAGAGCAGGCTGGCGGAGAAGAGCAATAGGATAGATATAACGATAAGGTAAAGCGTTCGTTTTCTATTTTGCTCCACTCGGGTATTCAGGAGCGCCAATTCTAAGGTATTGGCCTCGATTTCCCGGTCTTTCACATATACTTCGTGTCGCACCTGTAAATTTTGAATTTCCTTTACCTTGGCTTCGTTCATCAGGCTATCCTTGTACTCCTGTGCCCTGTTCAAATGAAAAATAGCCTTTTTAAGCTGTCCTGAAGCCTCGTAGATTTCATAAGCTTTTTGATGGGCCTCTCGTTTACGCTCAAACGTTCCCTCCATACCTTGTAAAACGTCAAGGTTTTGTTTGGAGTAACCTATGGCTTCCTTCAGCTTACTTTGATTGAGCATTAGACTTGCCAAATTATGATACACGAATGCCTTTCCTTGCTCTAGGGACAGCTGGTTAGCCAAATCAAGGGCTTTGAAAAGATATTCCTCCGCATTATTCCATTGTTCCAATTGCAAATAACAATGGCCAATATTACTATACAGGTCGTACAATTTGATGTTGTTTCCTTCTTGCCTCCAATACGGTACAATTTTCAAAAATTTGTCCAAAGCTGTTTGGTAGTCCCCGTCCGTGTAGCTCATGATGGCCAAGTTTACTTAGACATCGTTCTTCATGGCTTCTGGGTCTGGGCCGTCGTAGATTTCCAGCGCCTTTTGGTAGCTGGCAATGGCCTCTTCCCTTTCATCCATCAAATCGTGTAAAACCCCGAGGTTGATGTACACGGAAGCAGCGTTTATTTGAAGATTGAACGAATCGATTACTTTGAGACTTTTTAGATAGCTTTCTTGACTCGAAGGGTAATCCCCAATGCGTTTATATACAATCCCCATGGAATTATAAACATCACAGACCATACTGTAGTCCTTGTTTTGATTAGCCACCACGAGACACTTGTTTAAATATTCCAAAGAATTAGCATAGCTATCGGTCATACCATGCGTTAGCCCCAAGGAGTAGAGTGCTTTGGCCTCACCTACCTTAAAACCGATTTCTTTTGATTTTTCCAAGCTCTGTAACCCGTAGGCAACCGCCTGTTCCTTGTCGATGAATCTGGATTTGATGCCCAATGTCCTTAACAGATTCACCTGTGTGGTATCGTCAGCAGTTTTAAGCAGGTTTTGAAGGCTATCCATTTCCTTGGTTTGGGAAAAACCCATATTTCCCATCAAAAGAAATAGTAGAAAGAACTTAATATGAAAAAACCGCAATGAATTGATTTCCATTTGTCTGACGAGATAAGCAAGCTTGTTCCAAAACTTTGATTGTCAGGAATTAAAATAGAAATAATTCTTATTATCGAAAACAAAAAAATCGCTGTAACCCCTAAAAAATAAGGGTTTGTCAGAAAAATTTTAATTTTTATCGACCATTTTCCCATCGGGGTACAATGCAAAGCGCCCCTTGTCTTTATCATGAACATGGTCCGGGTGGGGCCATGGCCACCCCCCAAACTGGGTAAGGCGGTATTCTTCCATCGCTTTTTGGATTTCCTCTTGGGTGTTCATCACAAAGGGACCATATTTGGCGACGGGCTCGCCGATAGGCTTTCCTTGCAGTAACATAAAATGGGCGGTTTCGGAACCAACTTTGATATTCACATCGGTGGTGGGGTCCAAAACAATCCCAAAACTGGGATTTATTTTTTTATCCCCAATATGTATTTCATCACCATCATAAAAGTAAAGTACGCGGTTTACCGATTCACTTGTACTCGGCAGCACATATTCGGCTTCAGGCTCTACATGAATATTCCAAACGGCCACTTCATTTTCCGGGTCGGCCGCCCAAGAATCCGGGGCAGGGGTCGGTGGGGCAACATTTTTGTAGGGACCGGCTATCACCTTGATTTTTGCATTTTCTTCCTCCACAATGGGAATATCCTCGTGCCAAAGCATCTTAAAGTGCGGGTCGACAAATTTTCCCGATTTGGGCAGGTTTAACCATATTTGAAAGAGTTCCAAGGGATTTTCTTCATCATCTTTGAGCAGGGGGAACATCTCGGAATGTTGAACCCCCCTTCCAGCGGTCATCCACTGTACATCACCTTCACCAAATCGGCCTGCGGCACCCAAAGAATCCGAGTGGTCACAAAATCCTTTGTTTACAATGGTAATGGTTTCGAAACCACGGTGTGGATGGTACGGAAATCCTGGAATGGACTGCCCGTGATACATGCGCCACTTTTGGGTCGGGTCAAAATCACTTCCTAAGTTCCGTCCTTTCAAAAGGGATGGGTCGGGTCCCATTTCCCCATTTCCCTTTGGGAAATGATCTAAATGATATACACTAAAAAGAAAAGGGTCCAAGGTTTGCCAAGGGGTGCTTAATGGAAAAGTTTGTAGAACAGGAGTTTTCATCATGCAATTTTTTAAAAGATAAGAGACCGACCAAAAAATGGTGACTTTTTGTCTATGTCAGGTTAGGCACAGTCGAGACCTAATCGTTGAATGTCAACCTATTTTAAGTTCTCGACTCCGCTCGAACTGACAATTAACCACCTTTTAGTCAGCCTCTTTATTATAATCCATCTATTTACCGGGAATTGGTGGCGGACCATCGATCATGGCCTCGTATTTAACATCACCTTTTCTCGTTTTAAATTCTTCTTTTACTTTTTCTACCAATTTTGGGTCATCAAAAAGATCGAACATTGTCATGCCCATAGCTTTGGATGCGTAAATCATTCCCTTATGGCCAATGCTCATACCCCCACAGGCCACAACGGCCCAAGAGTGCCAAGGTGTTCCTTTTGGAGCAACCGTTACGCCTAGGTTGATGTTGGGTACGTTCCAACTTACATCACCAACATCGGTAGAGCCTCCTCCTGGCAGTTCCTCGGTTTCTTTCAAAGGATGTACTTCACCATCCATGCCCACTTGGGGTTTTCCGGTGGCCTCTTGAATGGCTTTACCATAGGTAATTTCCTCATCGGTATAGGTAATGGGTCCCAAAAGCTCCAGATTGTTTTGCATGATTTGGCCTCCCTCACGGTTGACCAGGGTTTCATAAATTCCTGAAATCAAGGAGTATTTATAGTCCACATTGGCCATGATTGCGGCGCCTTCGGCCATGGCCTTAACCCGTTCAAAGGTGGGAAGCATCACATCTCTTTTGGGGTCACGCACACGCACCCACAGGCGGGCATAGTCAGGAACAACATTTACTACTTGGCCTCCATCTTGAATATGGTAGTGAATACGCGAAGTGGGTTTTATATGCTCGCGATAATAGTTAATCCCCGTGGTATACAGTTCCAAGGCGTCAGAGGCACTGCGTCCGTTCCATGGGTCGGAAGATGCGTGGGCAGCTTGACCGTAAAATTCAATCATGAAATCGACCAGGGCCAATCCACTTTGTACGTCGGCTTCAATTTCGGCAGATGGGTGCCAGCTTACGTTTACATCAACATCGTCCCAAAGTCCGGCTTCTACCATCCAAACTTTTCCAAAAAATTTCTCTTCGGCAGGTGTCCCAAAGAATTTGACGGTTCCTTTAATGTTTCCTGCCTCAATTTGTTCTTTGATAGCTATGGCAGCACCTAAACTGGCTGCCCCGAACATATTGTGCCCACATCCGTGGCCGGGAGCACCATCAATTCGTGGATCTTTGGTGGGAACCGTGTTCTGTGAAAGGCCCGGTAGGGCATCAAACTCGCCCAAGACACTGATTACGGGTTTTCCTGAACCGTAGGTAGCAACAAAGGCGGTTGGGATATCGGCTACACCACGTGTCACGGTCATCCCGTTCTTCTCGGCATAATCGGCCAACATTTCTGAGGAAATCGATTCCTCGAATGCTGTTTCGGCCAGTGCCCAGATAGAATCACTGATTTGAATAAGGTTTTCCTTGTGCTTTTCCACGGAAGCGACGACCGCTTTTTTGTCCTTTGACATTTTTTGGGCGGATAGGTTCAATGAGACCAGTCCCAAAAGGAGTAAGGTTGAAAATTTCTTCATCATTTAGGTTTTGAGTTAGTTATTTACCGCTGTTTCATGTGCTGTCAACAAGACGTCACACAAAATTACAACAGCTCCTAAATTTAAAGAAAATGCGTCAACTTACCGCTTCCTTGTAGGTTTTTAAGCAGCGTTCCCGAGCCATTTTGTGGTCGACCATAGGGTCTGGGTAGTTGAGTTCTTGAAGTTCGGGAACCCATTTGTTGATGTATTTTTTGTCCTTATCGAATTTTTTTATCTGCGTGGTCGGGTTAAAGATTCTAAAATAAGGTGCGGCATCCACACCACTGCCTGCGGCCCATTGCCAGTTGCCCACATTGCTCGCCATTTCATAATCCAATAATTTTTCAGCAAAATAGGCTTCGCCCCATCTCCAATCGATCAGCAAATGCTTGCACAAAAAACTGGCCACCAACATACGAACCCTGTTGTGCATGTAGCCCGTTTCATTGAGTTCGCGCATACCTGCATCAACTAAAGGGTATCCAGTTTTGCCCTTTTTCCACTTTTCAAACTCCTCTTCGTTGTTGCGCCATTCGATTCTATCGTATTTGGAACGAAACGCATTATCCACGGTATGGGGAAAATGCCATAGGATCTGCATAAAAAATTCCCTCCAAATCAATTCGTTCCAAAAGGTTTCGTTCTTTTCATCGATGGCCTTTTTCACCATTTTCCGAACGGAAACGGTACCAAAACGCAAGTGGGGACCTAAACGGGAGGTTCCTTTTTCCTTGGCCGGGTAATCGCGTGTGTCCTCATAATTTTGAATCAAATTGGAGGTAATGGTAAAATCGGGAACTTTAATGTCGGACTCTTCAAAGCCCATAGCTTCCAAGGAGAGTTTGGGCATGGATTTAGACTGATACAAATTTTTGCCCAAATCTTTCAGCGTATCGTACTCCACTACATGAATGGAGGGATTAAAATTTTCCTTCCACTTGCGCATATAAGGTGTATAAACGACATAGGGGTCTCCATCGTCCTTTACCACTTCCTCCTTTTCAAAAATGACTTGATCTTTGTAGGTGTTGAACTGTATATCGTTTTCCTTTAAAAAATCGGCGATTTCTTTATCGCGTTCTTTGGCATAAGGTTCATAATCATGATTGGTGTAAACAGCTTCGACGTCATAATCCTTGATAAGCTGTTCAAACACTTTGATGGGTTTGTCGTGATATTGCGCTACGCCGCTGTCGTAATTGGTGCGGAGTTGCTTGCTTATTTTTTGGATTTGATCGTGTATAAAGGTAACCCTTGCATCTTTTTTGGGCAGACTTTCCAAAATTTCCTTATCAAAAATAAAGATAGGAAGCACAGGGGCATCATTTTGAAGGGCTTGGTACAGACCTACATTGTCATCCAACCGTAAATCGCGTCTAAACCAAAATACGATGATGCTGTCTTTCATGAATTCACATTTAAGCTAGACATTCCGCCATCTACCCCGATTACCTGGCCCGTTATCCATGAATTGTTGGAATCCAGCAGAAAAGTGGCCATGTTGGCAATATCGTGTGCCGTGCCCACTCGTTTTAATGGGTGTCTCTCGGACATCATTTCTTTTTTCTTGTCATTGCTCAACAAACGTTCGGATAGTGGGGTATCTACCAAAGATGGCGCAA is drawn from Flagellimonas sp. MMG031 and contains these coding sequences:
- a CDS encoding amidohydrolase; the protein is MKKFSTLLLLGLVSLNLSAQKMSKDKKAVVASVEKHKENLIQISDSIWALAETAFEESISSEMLADYAEKNGMTVTRGVADIPTAFVATYGSGKPVISVLGEFDALPGLSQNTVPTKDPRIDGAPGHGCGHNMFGAASLGAAIAIKEQIEAGNIKGTVKFFGTPAEEKFFGKVWMVEAGLWDDVDVNVSWHPSAEIEADVQSGLALVDFMIEFYGQAAHASSDPWNGRSASDALELYTTGINYYREHIKPTSRIHYHIQDGGQVVNVVPDYARLWVRVRDPKRDVMLPTFERVKAMAEGAAIMANVDYKYSLISGIYETLVNREGGQIMQNNLELLGPITYTDEEITYGKAIQEATGKPQVGMDGEVHPLKETEELPGGGSTDVGDVSWNVPNINLGVTVAPKGTPWHSWAVVACGGMSIGHKGMIYASKAMGMTMFDLFDDPKLVEKVKEEFKTRKGDVKYEAMIDGPPPIPGK
- a CDS encoding histidine kinase, translated to MSYTDGDYQTALDKFLKIVPYWRQEGNNIKLYDLYSNIGHCYLQLEQWNNAEEYLFKALDLANQLSLEQGKAFVYHNLASLMLNQSKLKEAIGYSKQNLDVLQGMEGTFERKREAHQKAYEIYEASGQLKKAIFHLNRAQEYKDSLMNEAKVKEIQNLQVRHEVYVKDREIEANTLELALLNTRVEQNRKRTLYLIVISILLLFSASLLYFRYLAKKRSNAILSEKNRLISEQRDTIGQMNRQLEKRMLRAQMNPHFIFNSLGSIQHLISTNDKKGALTYLSKFSKLLRQVLESSVNISLVLSEEIELLKIYVELEALRFDHSFSYQFEIDENLDIDAHEVPMLLVQPYIENAIIHGLMPKEGNKELKVSFTDKGDNIECVIEDNGVGLTQTEARKSNRISRGMSITERRIQALKQHSAQQLVKIENLSDKNRSGTRVTILIPKE
- a CDS encoding tetratricopeptide repeat protein, with the translated sequence MDSLQNLLKTADDTTQVNLLRTLGIKSRFIDKEQAVAYGLQSLEKSKEIGFKVGEAKALYSLGLTHGMTDSYANSLEYLNKCLVVANQNKDYSMVCDVYNSMGIVYKRIGDYPSSQESYLKSLKVIDSFNLQINAASVYINLGVLHDLMDEREEAIASYQKALEIYDGPDPEAMKNDV
- a CDS encoding deoxyribodipyrimidine photo-lyase; this encodes MKDSIIVFWFRRDLRLDDNVGLYQALQNDAPVLPIFIFDKEILESLPKKDARVTFIHDQIQKISKQLRTNYDSGVAQYHDKPIKVFEQLIKDYDVEAVYTNHDYEPYAKERDKEIADFLKENDIQFNTYKDQVIFEKEEVVKDDGDPYVVYTPYMRKWKENFNPSIHVVEYDTLKDLGKNLYQSKSMPKLSLEAMGFEESDIKVPDFTITSNLIQNYEDTRDYPAKEKGTSRLGPHLRFGTVSVRKMVKKAIDEKNETFWNELIWREFFMQILWHFPHTVDNAFRSKYDRIEWRNNEEEFEKWKKGKTGYPLVDAGMRELNETGYMHNRVRMLVASFLCKHLLIDWRWGEAYFAEKLLDYEMASNVGNWQWAAGSGVDAAPYFRIFNPTTQIKKFDKDKKYINKWVPELQELNYPDPMVDHKMARERCLKTYKEAVS
- a CDS encoding pirin-like C-terminal cupin domain-containing protein, with translation MKTPVLQTFPLSTPWQTLDPFLFSVYHLDHFPKGNGEMGPDPSLLKGRNLGSDFDPTQKWRMYHGQSIPGFPYHPHRGFETITIVNKGFCDHSDSLGAAGRFGEGDVQWMTAGRGVQHSEMFPLLKDDEENPLELFQIWLNLPKSGKFVDPHFKMLWHEDIPIVEEENAKIKVIAGPYKNVAPPTPAPDSWAADPENEVAVWNIHVEPEAEYVLPSTSESVNRVLYFYDGDEIHIGDKKINPSFGIVLDPTTDVNIKVGSETAHFMLLQGKPIGEPVAKYGPFVMNTQEEIQKAMEEYRLTQFGGWPWPHPDHVHDKDKGRFALYPDGKMVDKN